The following nucleotide sequence is from Thunnus albacares chromosome 15, fThuAlb1.1, whole genome shotgun sequence.
TAACTGACCCCAAGTGTTAGCTCTCTTTCTGAGTGAGCATACATACAGTGAGTGGGGGGCGGGCCAACTGACTGGGAGTGAGAAATGTTTTGCTGAAACATGGTGCAAAACACGTTAGAGctcttttatgtatttatgagaagtgtaagcgaggaaaaagacatcagctGCAATAGATTCATGCCACGAGCATGCGCACGAGCACAAGTACCAGGATTTTGCATGCACCTCGTTTAACGGTCACAGATGTcattaatgagaaggaatttctaatgcctacatacagaacctttaaaGTGGCAGTTTCATGTGGAGATTAGCTACATTTTTATGTTGTCAATGATTGTTACTGCGATTCACTATCCTACCATTAGGAGGGTGACTGCTATAAAGAATGTTAATGCTATGTTACTGTGCCTCCggtaaatacatttaaagaggacctattatgctcatttcaactgtaaatttttatttttggactccactagagtagctctgcatgattcaaagttcaaaaaaatccttatttatctcatactggccctttatgcagcccctcaatatacacagtttctttTACACTcggttttagctcctgtctctttctatcagatcattttttaaaacttttgaattcctattactggattacacagCATTAGacagaaatgtcctcactagatgtctctctgatagtgttgtagataaatttaaggaagcaattccatcagtactgaattcactgccatgtctcaatactacagaggactcttatgttaactttagtccctcccaaattgataatcttgttgatagtgctgcaggctcactaagacaaacactcgactccatcgcccccttaaaaaagaagataataaaacataagaggttagctccatggtataactcccaaacccgcaaattaaagcaaacatcgcgaaaattgggAAGGATTTGGcatctcgcttagtctggcaagatagtcttaaaacatataggctctgtaatgccagagccgcctattactcagcattaatagaagagaataaaaactgccctaggttccttttcagcactttggccaggctgacaaagaatcataactctattgatccatgtattcctatagctctcagtagtaatgactttatgagcttctttaatgataaaattctaactattagagacaaaattaaccacctcctgccctcaacaggcactgttcactccccaaacacaggcaccttagaaacagcagtaaatcctgacatatatttggactgtttttctccagtagacttgtctgaactaacttcattgatttgttcagctaaaccatcaacctgtctcttagatcccatcccaactaggctgcttaaggcagccttacccttagtgagcacttctttactagatatgatcaatctgtctttagtaacaggctatttaccacagtcctttaaaggagctgtaattaaacctcttcttaagaagcctactcttgattcaggtgttttagccaattatagacctatatctaaccttccatttctatctaagatccttgagaaagcaatctctaatcagttatgtgactttatacataacaatagtttatttgaggattttcagtcaggatttagagcgcatcatagcacagagacagcactggtgaaagtcacaaatgaccttctaactgcatcggacaaaggatttgtctctatacttgtcctgttagatcttagtgctgctttcgacacaattgaccatcaaatccttttgcagagactggaacatttaattggcattaaaggaactgcattaagctggtttaagtcctatttatcagaccgatttcagtttgtacatgttaatgatgaatcctccgtgaaggcaaaagttagacacggagttccacaaggttctgtacttggaccaattctattcaccttatatatgcttcctttaggtaatattattaggaaacactccatgaattttcattgttacgcagatgacacccaattatatttatcaatgaagccagatgaacccaatcagttaaacaaactccaagcatgccttaacgacataaagacctggatgacctgcaattttctactaataaattcagataaaactgaagttattgtgcttggtcctaaacaccttagaaacacattatctaatgatatagctactctggatggcattaccctggcctccagcaccaccgtaaggaatcttggagttatctttgatcaggatatgtcctttaactcccacataaatcaaatttcaaggactgccttttttcacttacgtaatatcgcaaaaatcaggcacatcctgtccctaaaagatgcagaaaaactagttcacgcatttgttacttctaggctggattattgcaattccttattatcaggctgccctaacaagtctctaaagactctccagctggtccagaatgcagctacatgtgttctgactaaaactagaaaaagagaccacatttctcccattttagcttcgctacattggcttcctgtaaaatctagaatagaatttaaaatccttctcctaacttacaaagcccttaatggtcaggcaccatcatatcttgaagagctcataataccgtattatcccactagaacactgggctcccagtatgcaggcttactggtggtccctacagtctttaaaagtagaatgggaggcagagccttcagctatcaggctcctcttctatggaaccatctaccagattcagttcggggtgcagacaccctctctatgtttaagagtaggcttaaaactttcctttttgataaagcttatagttagggccgaccaggctcaccttggatcagcccttagttatgctgctataggcctagactgctgggggacttcccatgacGCActgagctcctcctcctctccatctgtatgcattcatgtaacatcaatgcatgtcactaactttgtttcttccccggagttttttgcgctttctcatctcacaggaaaacctggaTTCTGGGctgagccttcgcggtccttcacagtcctgatggcatccttccctgtctattGATACTTAtgcttattgttgttgttgtgattgttgctctcctgtccccctccccctttccctctctctttctctcttgcaacccaaccggtcaaagcagatggccgccctCCAAGAGctggggtctgcttgaggtttgtacccgttaaaggggagtttttccttaccgctgtcgccaagtgcttgctcatgggggaagAGTATGTACgttcttgacctgctctatgtgaaaagtgccttgagatgacttttgttgtgatatggcgctatataaataacgattgattgattgattgattgaagaccctcctcccgatgagcccactctgttctgattggccagctttacataacatttcctgctttactcttTCAAAAAGCTTTTCAATGACTAATTAATGGGGgattttattgtgaagaacttACAAGAAGtaaaaacgtgttcctcactaAATTAGCGGAGCTTCACTAACGGCACTAAAAACcggtcaaaacaaacaaacatcaaaaacacatggagctatttggagctatttgttcagcggatcagttagaaataatgcagggaggaatagtacaggcagaaacagccacagtgagatgttttatgaggagctgcagacaaccagcacacctccaacaggtaaactacttattttactttgctgtgctgtgtaatggcaTCATGGCTTAGCGTAACTACTCCCAGAGCGGAGCAGCAAGCTCACGCACTGTgcacgtagcagatgtccatataaagaaatctgtcatgaactgacgtcagcttggccgaaagtagaaaaaactgttggaaaccgagcgttcagagcagtctgaagctgctgctttttgttcactgggattactgctacatacgtttacctcgttatttgacacgtGGCcacttttaatatgaacatccgacattgtgatattatatacagtattgtgcaaaagttttaggcaccctagatgtttagattcttacCCATTATGCAATatcatcagggaggtgtctcATCGGTCCCACATTTAGCCTACttatgacatgacaatgaccccaagcatacagctagagtcataaagaactattttgagcaacaagaagaatgatgagtcctgcaacagaagttatggtttggcccccacagagccctgatctcaacatcatggagtcaatctgggattacgtgaagaagcacctgagatggcctaaataataaatccacagaagaacattctttctccaggatggttacaacaacctacctgcaagttaccatgaaaaactgttttcaagTGTACcaaggagaactgctgctgttttaaaggcaaagctgcttaaagcaaatattgattttatttttatttttttttattttatattgaatattttcataagcattctcactttacttttctcactttacttttagtgcctaaaactcTTGCACAGTACTgaatatgtctgaaaataaggaaaagcataatacgtcccctttaagttaCACAAACTACCTCTcaggtttatttttgtcattaccAGAcacatctttttcatttatttagaaGCCCTTCTGTGAATTACGATGAAGGTGAGACCCTTACCTGTCGCtagtcactcagtcagtgtaACACTAGCTGTTAgcagctacacacagcacactgcTGCTGTGGATTCagatcattgactgtatataaatatggacgtcatgacagctctccaaaagtgaagccaaaacatctcgatTTCCCCCTTGTgactggctgcagtataggtcataagtcccgccccctccatgttagcaaATAGAACATGAGTCAgactaaaaaaatcaaagtacacacaaaatatcaaaacatcacatcaaataaatttttcccaaagatagtgtctgtcattttaggtcatTCGTATCATGCTGTTGTTTGTCCAAATGCTTATTTTTCTGATaagcttgtttttaattagttatttcacaatataaaaaggtgtgatgtcatgattgacagttgtgacagccgctctcatACCTCGGTCAAGCAGCAGGATTGATCCCCAAATAAACCCTGAAAACCAgtcaagtggtttttgtgcctaaacctaacaaaACCTTAACCACAGTATTGTCATGAAACATCATTGTTTTTTAACACTGAcgtgtaacagttttggaaagcacagacaaatgatgttgtcctgccgatAAGGatgccagattagaaaacaatCCTATTTGTTGTTCttgagtcacatggtcaaactaCATATGTAGTTGTTTAATTTGTAGGACTTGTTGGTTAGAATAGTGTGGTACCTCCACTCAGATATTAACACAATGAATTGAACCAGCATCTTGTAATTACCACTTGTGGCAGCAGAGGGCTGCTGTTTCCACTGCTCAGCAAAAGTTATGTAGTCTCACTATGAAGGGGCTCTTCAGTTAGTATTGCACCTCCTTAAAGTTGGGGGACTCACAAGACACTGAATAAGAAACGGTGgtcaaaacaacagcagaggtCAAGATATCCAGACTTTAAGCCCCTGATATGACTCACattccaaaaacactggatacTACCTTTAACATAGAGTAACTTCAAACTCCATGTCATAAGTTTGTAACTCAGACAAAGTTTGTAACAAGACAAAAGCAGAGATTACAGACAAACCAAAGGAGGGAGAAATTCATTTGTCAAAGAGAATTACATCATAATATCCACAGACATGAGATACTAGCAAATCTCTTAAGTAAACTCATACTTAAACATCAGTTTCTATCTGAGTAATTAAACCATATTTCTATCATTAACATATTCAGGGTTCATCCAAGCCATGTCTGATTCTTGCAGGGCTGAAGCTATATGTTTCATCCTGATCAAATCTATTTAGTCCTATAACCAATtgtccaaacaaaaacaattagaTTTTCTCACTTCTCTGTTccaaagtattttatttttatgttaatattcTCAAACTTGACCAAGCTTCTCCAGAGCCCCTCAAGACATTATTGTTCTCAAAAGCTGAGGAGGACTAACCATAGTTCACTGAACTTGATGTGTGAAATCAATAATGCCCCTTTAAGTAAAGACAACTAAAGAATCTCACAAATTGATACTAGAGATGTCTGTtagagacatttaaatacataaatcttTATTCATCAAAACtattaacataataaataacataCATCAATACATTATTTAAGATAATTGAACACTGTCTTAGTCAAACATAAATGCaagtattaaattaaataatttaactaAAATGTAAATAGGCCTTAAAGGTTGTATTCAaatgaaagagaataaaatcaaatgatataaaaacaagcGCATTAATGTTAGGGATTTAGTCTGGAACTGAAGCTGTAATACAGTAAGAGGAGAGTTAGAGGCTTAGTTTTGTACATGATAATGTTTTCAAAATGAGTGAAACAGTTAATCAATAgtctctttctgtcctctaaCATTGTGTGTATTACTCAAACACATGTTCTGTGTTATGATTTAAACCCAAATCTTTAATGAAATTCATTGCAGATAGAGGAGGAACACTCACATTTATAGTCTGTTGCTGGACACAGATGTCAGATTGTTTCACCTGAATAATTGTTAGAGGCCTGAGGAGAAacttttcacaaaaacaaacaaaagatttgAGAAAAGGTTCTTCTTGTTCCATACTCCAGTAATTATCTCAGGATCCCTTAGAACCCATGTTTGCCACTACACTGAACCACTGTCCTAATGCATGCTTCTGTGTTTCCTGCACTAAAGGAGACAGGAAAGGAAGCACTGAAGCTCTATTTCTAAACCCACCATTTCCAGTTTCTGCCAATGTGACACTTTTAAGTGTGAACCTTCCTGATTAACATAAACTTTTGGAACGCACTGCCAGAACTTCAAACATCTTATGGCACAAGTCATCAACAAAATGCAGTAATCAGATGAGAACAATCATCCCCATATTTTCCCATTGAATCTTTTACCTTAACAGAAAAATAGACAGGGGTGAAAAACATTTACCTCTTACTTTGTTGGCAaaagtaacaaataaaaaatagaataaaaacaaaagattgtGCTTGAATAATAAAGATTTCCCTCTGGGTGTACTCTGATGACATTTAGAATACAGTGAGCAGTGCAAAGAGCCCATAAAGCAGGGCACATGGGTAGGCCACCAACAGCTGCTGGCCTTCCATAGCCAGGGTGGAGATGAAGATCTTGGAGGCAGAAAGACTACACCAGCAAACCACCAGTAAGGCCAGGACTGTACCCAGGACGcctctgaaaaaacaaaaaggggaaCAAAGCAGCACAATCATGAAAGTCAACCTGAACTACAGCCTGTATGGATCCTCGAACGTCACCTGACCTCTTTCTTTCTAGCTCCAAATGAAACTAGAACTTAACCTGCTCATTATGGATGCTGGGACTGGTGCAGAAAGTGGTAGCTAATTGTTCAATGTTGGCATCAGGGGCTGGATGCAGCATGTTTTGAAGCTTATCTTGCGAGgtttcaggagcaggaccacacctcaccagaggggtgttccatcaacacagctaaagaaagctgcaCTTACTTGAAAAAGCCTGGCCTGAATTAATGTCAACTTTCATGTGAGGCTCAAACCGTTCCACTAACGCAGCTTAGCCTTGTCTAGTCAATGCTAACTCTAGCCAGGCTGGAATAAGCTtgcagtgtgtgcgtgtgcacaaAAGGACGATAGTATGTCgcaaaaagaagggaaaactAGAGCAGTATTCTTCTCAGCAGTGAAACAAATCCTGCGGGATGAtactatatgaagaatataaaggagtCTTCACCAAAAAGGGCAATGCTGCCACAGGTGAGGGGGATGGCTTGGCACAAAATTGACCCTTTGTAGGGTCCTGAGGGGGTCTGTCTACTCAGGTGCTATGGCTGACTCCCTAACAAAGCTTCCCCACAAcgcaaacagcaaacagaagaACTACAAGCAAAGTTTCAAGCCTTGCACACCATTCATTCCTTTTGTCAATAAATCGTTTAAATGCTAGTGGCCCTTGCTAGCAAAAGTGCGGCAAATAAAAGGAATGGTGATTAGTGACTGGCAACTGTATGCTGAAGTAACGGGATTGGTGGCTTTAagttaattatattatatagtgTGTATcctaaattttaaaataataggATAATAGAGAGAAGCAGGAATATATGTTATATAGGAGCTGATAGAATCTGTAGGATAGTTTGATATCTGAGCAGTACTTCTGCAGCACACTTTGCCTTGCTCAAGAGCACCTAAGCAGTTTTTCTCGGCAGCACACACCGTAAACAGCCACAGCTAATATTCTTATCAGTGTCTGGGATTTGACCTTTAGTTTAGAttagatttaatttttaaaattcagtcagtcataattattgtttatattcAGACAGAAATAATACACAAGCACTGAGTGGACTTACTGCAGAGAGTAGAAGACAGCAAATGCAGAGAGGGCCACCATGGGCAGGAGGCAGTAGCCCAGGACACTGGCCACACAACCATACGACACTGACAGAGAACTCATCAGACTCAGCAGGATGTACATTCCAATACAGGCTGTAGCACTGATCCCATACACGTAGCCAAACTGGGCTTTACCAGCCTTCATGTGTGAGAATAAGAACATAAGTACACTTGTTAAATCTCACTACATATCATACAGCACTGAATGTTGACTAGGAGTTGTAGTAATGCTCATGTACTCTCTTGAGAGTTGTAACTCACCATCATTAAAGTGACCCCCAGTGCGATGCAGAACAGGATAGGACCTGTCAAATCAGTCTCATTCATAATGCTGCCATCTGCAGGCTTAAAAGGGTTCAACACCGTCAATGTCTTTTGCCAGATGTGATCAAAATTGATGCCAAGTTCTGGGCAATTAAGAGACGGGAGTAAAAACAAATCACTCAATTAattcacagaaaacaaacatttaaaaatgtaacctTGAATCCTGTAACTCTTTCTGTCTGTTAGTGTGGAGTGAAGTCTCAGTGCCATGCagtctaaaaatactccataaTAAGTACATGTTCTGTATTCAAATcctatttaaataaaagtacagaagtattatcagcaacaTGTACTGAGGTAAAAGTACTCGTTCTGCAGAAAAATGTCCCTCTGCATGATATATTATCATgtataacattattattatagtgTTATTGATGCATCAATGTGTTAAGCAAGGTTACTATGTACAGCAAATTTCAACACATTTCAATTCAAAGTACTTTAAATGAAACATACAAGGCATCAAgacaaatgtaaaagaaacacaattcaTTATAAAAAGATACATTTAAATCCAgttaaaatagttaaatagaaaataaaaataagcttaaatagaataaaacagaagaataaaagtCAGAGTACAGCTACAGCGCAGTGCAAGTTATGAATCTAAAGCAGCTCGTCACAGTGGAGCCAGCTTTAACTATTCTATAAACAGTTTCATTGgttagtccagtggttcccaaccccTCCAAAatgtcacaagataaatctgaggggaggaaaggagaaaagtTCTACTGTACAATTGTATACAATTTTTATCAGACTTCtcaaatctttgctttttttgtcaaattttggAGAATTTACCCTCTTGGGCGTCAATTATGTAATGAAATGGAGGAATGTTGCTTTCAGTGACTAGTTGGTCCCCCTCTGTTTCCTGGGACCAACACATCTGACCCCTGTGTGAACAGACCATTGCTAGCAAGAGTTCAACTTCTATGATGAccaaagacatacagtaccagtcaaagggTCTGGACACACCAACTCATTCAAgagtttatctttatttttactattttctacattgtagaacaatactgaagacattaaaactatgaaataaaacatatgcATGCTTTTTTGCATGGTAAGCAAAAAAgtataaacaaaccaaaatatctttcatattttagatgactcaaagtagccacctttttgctttgatgacagctttgcacactctTGGCATTATCGCTGCTTCATGAGGTCATCACCTGTAATACTTTTCCAAGAGTCTTGAAGGAGTTCCAACACATGCTGAGCACATAAATTGCCAACGGTGTCACCAGCAAAGCCTCCCCACACCATCACATGTCCTCCATAGGTCATCGGGGGAACCACATATGCAGAATCCATCTGTTCACCTTCTCTGCGTTTCACAAAGACATGGCGAATGGAACTGAAAATCTCAAATTTGTACTCATCAGACCAAAGTACAGATTTCAACTGGTCTAATGTCCATTCCttatgtttctcttcttcttattgGTCTCCCTCTGTAGTGGTTTCTTTGCAGTATTTCAATGATGAGGGCCTGATTCACACAATCTCCTCCGAACAGTTGATGTTCAGATGTGTCTGCTAGTTGAACTCTGGGATGTATTGATGTGAGCTCTACTCTAAGGTACCATTAATTGGGGATTTCTGAGGCTGGTAACTCTAATGGACTTCTCTGCAGCAGAGGTAACTCTTGGTCCTCCTTTCCTGGGGCAGTCCTCATGAGAGCCAGTTTCATCACAACATTTGATAGTTTTTGTGACTGCATTTGAAGAAACATTTAAAGTTCTTGACATTTTCTGGATTGACTGACCTTCATGTCTTAAAGCAATGATGGACTGTCATTTCTCTGAACTTGTTCTTGCCATAATATGGATTACTACAGTAGTGGAATAGTGCTATTTGTTGTATAACAACACTACCTTggcacaacacaactgatggtctCAAATGCATTAAGAGGGCAAAACATTCCACCAATTAACTTTTGACAAGTCACTCTTAATTGAATAGTATTTTAATTGAAAACCACTCCAGGTGATGAGCTCATGAAGCTGGTTGAGACAATGCCAGgagtgtgcaaagctgtcatcaaagcaaacagtggctactttcaggaatctaaaatatgaaacatatttttgtttgtttaacactgTTTTTGGTTTACTACATAATTTCATTTGTGTTACgttatagttttgatgtctttatTATTGTTCTGCAATGAAgatagtaaaaataaagaaaaacccttgaatgagtaggtgtgtacaaacttttgactggtgctctACAATTGTCAAACATCGAGATAATGCAAATAATACAGTTTCTGTATACCCTCAAGAAGAGGAGGCTCCTCTTCAAGGGAATTTGTTCCTTTGTCTCCCACAGTCCCAGAGGGCTGGTAGAACTGTCCAGTGTACTGCTGCTCCATGGAAGGATCCAGAACACCTGGCATGAAAGCCTGACTTCcactaaaaacaacacagttgcaagaaaaaaaaaatgtaaacccTCATTGAATGAATATAGAAGTAGTAATAAAAGAGATACTAAGGCACATACCTAAACTATAATGTTATGATGTACACGCTTTTCCAAAACCTGTTTCACCTACTTGTACATAAGTTAGTGTGTTCCTACATGTCCCAGAGTG
It contains:
- the LOC122998096 gene encoding protein YIPF7-like isoform X2, with protein sequence MTKVTLWPTAMMPMIPTLLLITTMEVRLSCQVFWILPWSSSTLDSSTSPLGLWETKEQIPLKRSLLFLRPADGSIMNETDLTGPILFCIALGVTLMMAGKAQFGYVYGISATACIGMYILLSLMSSLSVSYGCVASVLGYCLLPMVALSAFAVFYSLQGVLGTVLALLVVCWCSLSASKIFISTLAMEGQQLLVAYPCALLYGLFALLTVF
- the LOC122998096 gene encoding protein YIPF5-like isoform X1 translates to MGDFQQFEQDFYQTGYYIDDQGHTVAYSYDAYDSDPSAYYDNGSQAFMPGVLDPSMEQQYTGQFYQPSGTVGDKGTNSLEEEPPLLEELGINFDHIWQKTLTVLNPFKPADGSIMNETDLTGPILFCIALGVTLMMAGKAQFGYVYGISATACIGMYILLSLMSSLSVSYGCVASVLGYCLLPMVALSAFAVFYSLQGVLGTVLALLVVCWCSLSASKIFISTLAMEGQQLLVAYPCALLYGLFALLTVF